The Gammaproteobacteria bacterium nucleotide sequence AGTGCCACAATAAACGTTTTCTGTATTCTTGGTTATTCCAGATTCGTTCTCTATGCTTTAAGTCTGTCTTTCGTGTTGCTGCTCTCAGGGTGTGAAAACGATCTCGAAAAGCTCAATAGCAGTCATAGTTGTGTTCGGTGCTACCTGAAGGGCGTGGATCTGACAGGGGCTGATCTGCAAGGCGCTAATCTTAACTGGAGCTTCCTAGAACAAGCGCGCCTAGATAATGCGAATCTGACTGATGCCAATCTAAACGGTGCCCGACTTGCAGGTGCCAGCTTGCAAAGAACCGTTATGGTCGGTGCGGATATTCGCAAAGCCATCCTGGTCGAGGCAATAATGAACAAGGCTGATCTACGCCATGCCAATCTAAGCGAATCAGTTATGAGTTATGCCCAGTTGACTGGAGCGGCCCTTGACAGGGCCAACCTGACAGCGGTTGTGCTGGATCACGCCGATCTGAGAGGGGCATCTCTGAGAAGTGCCGTACTGTTCCAGGCTGATCTGACAAGTGCCAATCTGTACCAGGCGGATCTGACGCTGGCGAACCTGCGCTGGGCCGTGCTTGAGCAGGCCGATCTGCGGGATGTTGACCTATCGTATGCAGATCTCGGTCATGCGAAGCTTGAATACGCTGATCTAACCGGGGCGCTGTGGATAGATTCGATCCACCGCTGTAGCAACCAGAATTGCGATGGAAAGGCCTATTGAGCGGCGGTTGAGCGGCGTAACTCGGTCAAACCGGTTCGGGTCTAGGTTGCGATTGCCAGTAACGAACGTTCAAGAAGCCGATGATCACGAGGTTAACGATATTGGCGGCCACACCTGTCAGGAATGCGTCAGCGTAGTGGCCGCTTAGATCAAAAAACTGACCGCCCAGCCAGCTTCCAAGTGCCATGCCGATCGTTCCAAACAACAGGACAATACCAATCCGCATGCCGATGCGTGTAGCTGGTAGTAGGTGGCGCATGATGATCGTATAGGCCGGAACGATACCGCCAAAGGCAAGGCCAAAATATATCCCGATCAGGTAAAGCTGAGTAATATCCTGAGCGAGTACAAATAGAAAGACTGCAAAGGCCTGGAGAAGTGATCCTGTGAACAGGGTCAATAGACCACCGATGCGGTCAGATATCCAGCCCCAGACCAGGCGGCTGACAATCGAGCAGGCAAGCGCCAGAGCCAAAACTTCAGCACCTTGTGCACGGGTAAAGCCGAGATCCGTCACGTGGGAAACCAGATGGACCGTGGGTATAGACATGGAAACGCAACAACCCACAATAGCGATAGACAGGAGACCGACGAGCAGGTTGGGGGACATGCCCAGTGAATGGACAGTCCGAATCGGCACTGTGGACGCAGTCATCACTTTGGCGGTGCCGGGCGGTCTAC carries:
- a CDS encoding pentapeptide repeat-containing protein, whose protein sequence is MVLDAGSIERGILTAESVPIRPQSATINVFCILGYSRFVLYALSLSFVLLLSGCENDLEKLNSSHSCVRCYLKGVDLTGADLQGANLNWSFLEQARLDNANLTDANLNGARLAGASLQRTVMVGADIRKAILVEAIMNKADLRHANLSESVMSYAQLTGAALDRANLTAVVLDHADLRGASLRSAVLFQADLTSANLYQADLTLANLRWAVLEQADLRDVDLSYADLGHAKLEYADLTGALWIDSIHRCSNQNCDGKAY
- a CDS encoding MFS transporter, yielding MIARTNSSTLETGYGWVVVFVSFAIIAMCASSYYITIVSLKSISAEFGWPRSFTSSAYSILFLGMGVGGIFMGWWSDRIGVALPAAVGIVMTAIGTIVAGTSQSFVTFLIAHGILMGLLGNSALFVPLLANITHWFDRRRGLAVGIVATGQGVAGAIWIPVFTQVTEALGWRTTFLYYGAFLVCLLPATLVLRRRPPGTAKVMTASTVPIRTVHSLGMSPNLLVGLLSIAIVGCCVSMSIPTVHLVSHVTDLGFTRAQGAEVLALALACSIVSRLVWGWISDRIGGLLTLFTGSLLQAFAVFLFVLAQDITQLYLIGIYFGLAFGGIVPAYTIIMRHLLPATRIGMRIGIVLLFGTIGMALGSWLGGQFFDLSGHYADAFLTGVAANIVNLVIIGFLNVRYWQSQPRPEPV